Proteins from one Nakamurella multipartita DSM 44233 genomic window:
- a CDS encoding sensor histidine kinase, which produces MSGAGGRARTSLAVRVTLLVIAVAVLVAAVAAVAGVLLVRRSLLDISSEALSDRANLVQAQITADPARADAVLAATATALGGQDTRVVLIAADGTLSGASPVAVRAAQQAGATGAVAGRSVSGRATTGGELQLVEARSTGAGGFALVTPADVAAETRRTVEGRLIWSAVAGLLAAVLIGLLIARVVSAPLRRTADLARDMGHGARDVRVPVAGPREVADVSIAVNELADALQHSESRQRDFLASVSHELRTPLAGISGQAQALADGLVAPAEQAEVGRSIGAEAARMNRLVGDLLDLARLGADQFTLDVQPVDLTALLTEMARVWRPRCEAAGIPLIVEVPSHPVPARTDPRRLRQVLDGLAENALRQLAPGQVLVLSLVAGPGAATLAVRDGGPGLTAEDYPVAFVPGELHRRYRGRRPTGAGLGLALAHGLLQRLGATITAGPAPEGGVAMTIGLPTGTMGT; this is translated from the coding sequence GCCTGCTGGACATCTCCAGCGAGGCCCTGTCGGACCGGGCGAACCTGGTGCAGGCGCAGATCACCGCCGATCCGGCCCGGGCCGACGCCGTCCTGGCCGCGACCGCGACCGCGCTGGGCGGTCAGGACACCCGGGTCGTGCTCATCGCCGCCGACGGCACCCTGTCCGGCGCCAGCCCGGTGGCGGTCCGGGCCGCCCAACAAGCCGGGGCGACCGGGGCGGTGGCCGGCCGGTCGGTGTCGGGCCGGGCGACGACCGGTGGCGAGCTGCAACTGGTGGAGGCCCGCTCGACCGGCGCCGGCGGGTTCGCCCTGGTCACCCCGGCCGACGTGGCCGCCGAGACCCGGCGCACCGTGGAGGGCCGGCTCATCTGGTCCGCGGTGGCCGGACTGCTCGCCGCCGTGCTGATCGGGCTGCTGATCGCCCGGGTGGTGTCGGCCCCGCTGCGGCGCACCGCCGACCTGGCCCGGGACATGGGCCACGGCGCCCGGGACGTGCGGGTCCCGGTCGCCGGACCGCGGGAGGTCGCCGACGTCTCGATCGCGGTGAACGAGCTGGCCGATGCGTTGCAGCACAGCGAATCCCGGCAACGGGACTTCCTGGCCTCGGTCTCCCACGAGCTGCGCACCCCGCTGGCCGGGATCAGCGGGCAGGCGCAGGCCCTGGCCGACGGCCTGGTCGCCCCGGCCGAGCAGGCCGAGGTCGGCCGGAGCATCGGCGCCGAGGCCGCGCGGATGAACCGGCTGGTCGGCGACCTGCTCGACCTGGCCCGGCTGGGCGCCGACCAGTTCACCCTGGACGTCCAGCCGGTCGACCTGACCGCCCTGCTGACCGAGATGGCCCGGGTCTGGCGCCCCCGCTGCGAGGCCGCCGGCATCCCGCTGATCGTCGAGGTCCCGTCGCATCCGGTGCCGGCCCGGACCGATCCGCGGCGGCTGCGTCAGGTGCTGGACGGGTTGGCCGAGAACGCGCTGCGGCAGCTGGCGCCCGGCCAGGTGCTGGTGCTGTCCCTGGTCGCCGGACCGGGTGCGGCCACGCTGGCGGTACGCGACGGCGGCCCCGGATTGACGGCCGAGGACTATCCGGTCGCGTTCGTGCCGGGGGAGCTGCACCGCCGCTACCGCGGGCGGCGACCCACCGGCGCCGGGCTGGGCCTGGCCCTGGCCCACGGCCTGCTGCAACGCCTCGGCGCCACCATCACTGCCGGCCCGGCCCCGGAGGGTGGGGTGGCCATGACGATCGGGCTGCCGACGGGCACGATGGGGACGTGA
- a CDS encoding o-succinylbenzoate synthase: MTEDRGPADSPAELLAGARVFSVPMVHRFRGVTVREGVLLPGPAGWGEFAPFRDYSDEQCVPWLRAAIESATVGWPEPRRDRVPVNIIVPVIDPARAADLVAASGCRTAKVKVADPGMELAADLDRVAAVRRALGPTGAIRIDANGAWTVAEAIPAIARLDEAAEGLEYVEQPCRTLAELAELRLRVRPKIAADESIRGAADPAAVRLADAADVAIVKVAPLGGVRAALRIAQGAGVPAVVSSAVDSAVGLTAGIALAAALPELPYACGLGTGVLLADDVCGRPPRPVDGALEVVTRAPDPDRIDEVAAGAEATAYWRDRLRRVALITQALTQGRT; encoded by the coding sequence GTGACCGAGGACCGCGGGCCGGCCGATTCGCCCGCCGAGCTGCTGGCCGGGGCCCGCGTGTTCTCGGTGCCGATGGTGCACCGGTTCCGTGGCGTGACGGTGCGCGAGGGCGTGCTGCTGCCCGGGCCGGCCGGCTGGGGCGAGTTCGCGCCGTTCCGCGACTACTCCGACGAGCAGTGCGTGCCGTGGCTGCGGGCGGCGATCGAGTCGGCCACCGTCGGCTGGCCCGAGCCGCGGCGCGACCGGGTGCCGGTCAACATCATCGTCCCGGTCATCGACCCGGCCCGGGCGGCGGATCTGGTCGCCGCGTCGGGGTGCCGGACGGCCAAGGTCAAGGTGGCCGACCCGGGGATGGAACTGGCGGCCGACCTGGACCGGGTGGCGGCGGTGCGCCGGGCGCTCGGCCCGACCGGGGCGATCCGGATCGACGCCAACGGGGCCTGGACCGTGGCCGAGGCGATCCCGGCCATCGCCCGGCTGGACGAGGCCGCCGAGGGGCTGGAGTACGTCGAGCAGCCCTGCCGCACCCTGGCCGAGCTGGCCGAGCTGCGGCTGCGGGTCCGGCCCAAGATCGCCGCCGACGAGTCGATCCGCGGGGCCGCCGACCCGGCCGCGGTGCGGCTGGCCGACGCGGCCGACGTGGCCATCGTCAAGGTCGCGCCGCTGGGCGGGGTGCGCGCGGCGCTGCGGATCGCGCAGGGCGCCGGAGTGCCCGCGGTGGTGTCCTCGGCGGTGGACAGCGCGGTCGGGCTGACCGCCGGCATCGCCCTGGCCGCGGCGTTGCCCGAGTTGCCCTACGCCTGCGGGCTCGGCACGGGCGTGCTGCTGGCCGACGACGTGTGCGGCCGGCCGCCCCGGCCCGTGGACGGGGCGCTCGAGGTCGTCACCCGGGCACCGGATCCGGATCGGATCGACGAGGTGGCCGCCGGCGCCGAGGCGACGGCGTACTGGCGGGACCGGCTGCGCCGGGTGGCGCTGATCACCCAGGCGCTCACGCAGGGCAGGACTTAG
- a CDS encoding pyridoxamine 5'-phosphate oxidase family protein: MTETLVPVTPMAPDACWDLLRGNQFGRLALAVGNEPEIFPINYVVQRGTLVFRTAPGTKLAALTVNDVVALEIDGFDQESGWSVVVKGHAHPTEWGEDFEDAANSGLRPWVATVKQVFVRIQPSHVSGRSFVFGPEPEAL, from the coding sequence ATGACCGAGACCCTCGTCCCCGTGACCCCCATGGCTCCCGACGCGTGCTGGGACCTGCTGCGCGGAAATCAGTTCGGCCGCCTCGCCCTGGCCGTCGGGAACGAGCCGGAGATCTTCCCGATCAACTACGTGGTGCAGCGCGGCACCCTGGTGTTCCGGACGGCGCCGGGCACCAAGCTGGCCGCGCTCACGGTCAACGATGTCGTCGCCCTGGAGATCGACGGATTCGACCAGGAATCCGGATGGAGCGTGGTGGTCAAGGGCCACGCGCATCCGACCGAATGGGGCGAGGACTTCGAGGACGCGGCCAACTCTGGCTTGCGGCCATGGGTGGCCACCGTCAAGCAGGTGTTCGTGCGGATCCAGCCCAGCCACGTCAGCGGGCGCAGCTTCGTCTTCGGCCCGGAGCCCGAGGCGCTCTGA
- a CDS encoding GntR family transcriptional regulator has protein sequence MLKVPKYYQVKSQILELIAGLAPGSPVPTERELAERFGTSRTTVRQAIAELVVDGRLERTQGRGTFVAEPKLMQVRQLTSFSQDLQEEGWQPGSVLLGITERPADEQVARHLGIDPGASFHRVERLRTAGDEPIAHEIAHLPGPLPDLGNELQWRGSLYRTLREVFGIEIAAVEDVVETALADPVEASLLGVDTGLPMLLVHRTGWAENGQIVEWTRSVFRGDRFRFVARHRLGDDVPLPIGAG, from the coding sequence GTGCTGAAGGTGCCGAAGTACTACCAGGTGAAGAGCCAGATCCTGGAGCTCATCGCCGGGTTGGCGCCCGGGTCCCCGGTGCCGACCGAACGCGAGCTGGCCGAACGGTTCGGCACCTCCCGCACGACGGTCCGGCAGGCCATCGCCGAACTCGTCGTCGACGGCCGGCTGGAGCGGACCCAGGGCCGTGGCACCTTCGTCGCCGAGCCCAAGTTGATGCAGGTCCGGCAACTGACCTCGTTCTCCCAGGACCTGCAGGAGGAGGGCTGGCAGCCGGGCAGCGTCCTGCTGGGGATCACCGAGCGGCCGGCCGACGAGCAGGTGGCCCGGCACCTGGGCATCGACCCCGGCGCGAGCTTCCACCGGGTGGAGCGGCTGCGCACCGCCGGCGACGAGCCGATCGCGCACGAGATCGCGCACCTGCCTGGCCCGTTGCCGGACCTGGGCAACGAGTTGCAATGGCGCGGTTCGCTCTACCGGACCCTGCGCGAGGTGTTCGGGATCGAGATCGCCGCGGTCGAGGACGTGGTGGAGACCGCGCTGGCCGACCCGGTCGAGGCGTCGCTGCTGGGGGTGGACACCGGGTTGCCGATGCTGCTGGTGCACCGCACGGGGTGGGCCGAGAACGGGCAGATCGTGGAGTGGACCCGGTCGGTGTTCCGGGGCGACCGGTTCCGCTTCGTCGCCCGGCACCGGCTCGGCGACGACGTGCCGCTGCCGATCGGGGCCGGCTGA
- a CDS encoding YybH family protein yields MTTTELPHALNREWAAAFNAGDLDTLMGMYEPDAVLVPGPGAEPVQGTRAIRAALEWFLGLGGTLHFTPRHWLVSGDLALSSVAFHMEGGRDADGRPVVLRGVTAEVLRRQPGGRWQYVVDHPFGGGSPDLLDPA; encoded by the coding sequence GTGACCACCACCGAACTGCCGCACGCGCTCAACCGGGAATGGGCCGCCGCCTTCAATGCCGGCGATCTGGACACCCTGATGGGCATGTACGAACCCGACGCCGTGCTGGTTCCCGGCCCGGGCGCCGAGCCGGTTCAGGGCACCCGCGCCATCCGCGCCGCCCTGGAATGGTTCCTCGGCCTGGGCGGGACGCTGCACTTCACCCCCCGGCACTGGCTGGTCAGTGGCGACCTGGCCCTGAGCAGTGTTGCCTTCCACATGGAGGGCGGCCGCGACGCCGATGGCCGGCCCGTCGTGCTGCGGGGCGTCACCGCCGAGGTCCTCCGACGGCAACCCGGCGGCCGCTGGCAGTACGTCGTCGATCATCCTTTCGGCGGCGGCTCGCCGGACCTGCTCGATCCGGCCTGA
- a CDS encoding hemerythrin domain-containing protein, whose translation MTNTRSEQPAGRDLEHEPMTPRRLDPRLSPAPTAVENPLVDVRDMIVVHTAMLREFRLAPRAVARVPTGAHRAARRVDAHLQLMCDLLHHHHTGEDELLWPPLRALLTADDLARLEEAQAQHTDIDRALERVGRARQRWTTDVDDASRDLLITALDELLGLLVTHLDTEERELLPLAAAHLTPAQWAAVGAAGAASVPKSKMLLVFGMFAYEGDPDVLRTMLESAPPPARGIVPLLAPRIYARYARRLHGTPRP comes from the coding sequence ATGACGAACACCCGCTCCGAACAACCCGCCGGCCGTGACCTCGAGCACGAACCCATGACGCCGCGCCGGCTGGACCCACGGCTCAGCCCGGCCCCGACGGCCGTCGAGAATCCCTTGGTCGACGTGCGCGACATGATCGTCGTGCACACCGCGATGCTGCGGGAGTTCCGGCTCGCCCCGCGGGCCGTTGCCCGGGTCCCCACCGGCGCGCACCGGGCCGCCCGGCGGGTCGACGCCCACCTGCAGCTGATGTGCGATCTCCTGCACCACCACCACACCGGCGAGGACGAGCTGCTGTGGCCGCCGCTGCGCGCGCTGCTCACCGCCGACGATCTGGCCCGCCTCGAGGAGGCGCAAGCCCAGCACACCGACATCGACCGCGCTCTCGAACGGGTCGGCCGCGCCCGGCAGCGCTGGACCACCGACGTCGACGACGCGAGTCGGGACTTGCTGATCACCGCGCTGGACGAGCTGCTGGGGCTGCTGGTCACGCACCTGGACACCGAGGAACGCGAACTCCTGCCGTTGGCTGCCGCCCACCTGACCCCGGCCCAGTGGGCCGCGGTCGGTGCGGCCGGAGCCGCGTCGGTGCCGAAGTCGAAGATGCTGTTGGTGTTCGGGATGTTCGCCTACGAAGGCGATCCCGACGTGCTGCGGACCATGCTCGAGTCCGCGCCGCCGCCGGCCCGAGGCATCGTGCCGTTGCTGGCCCCGCGGATCTACGCGCGCTACGCCCGCCGCCTGCACGGCACGCCCCGACCCTGA
- a CDS encoding helix-turn-helix transcriptional regulator, with protein MHTPWRPLPDLLAEATVADLHVSALADLVYASVARYVRYDFGCLAVTDPASWVVTWASKTRSLGVGDEEFAAVEYGPPDLNSFAEIARRTPPVGALWLDTGGHPERCRRHREFMRPRFGFTDELRVVFPSRGVIWGGMALYRAHDEPPFNEGDVDQLAGVAGLLGAALARSLFRPMPHPEAAGTPLQAVLIVDRADQVTHLTSSADAAVAELGGWDHGSLPASVLTLVATTRTRGEPAQTVAHTPSGRWLRLRAAPLSGPDGGDTVVTIDPTPRAALSRLALAAHGLTAREEDVALLVLQGASTQSIASALHLSPHTVQDHLKKIFGKVGVSSRRDLTARLTLG; from the coding sequence GTGCACACACCGTGGCGGCCGTTGCCCGACCTGCTCGCCGAAGCCACCGTCGCCGATCTGCACGTGTCGGCGTTGGCGGACCTGGTGTACGCATCGGTGGCTCGCTACGTCCGGTACGACTTCGGATGTCTGGCCGTCACCGATCCGGCCAGCTGGGTGGTCACCTGGGCGTCGAAGACCCGGTCGTTGGGGGTGGGCGACGAGGAGTTCGCCGCCGTGGAATACGGGCCACCGGACCTGAACTCCTTTGCCGAGATCGCCCGCCGGACCCCGCCGGTCGGGGCGTTGTGGCTGGACACCGGCGGCCATCCGGAGCGGTGTCGGCGGCACCGCGAATTCATGCGGCCCCGGTTCGGGTTCACCGACGAACTACGGGTGGTGTTCCCCAGCCGGGGGGTGATCTGGGGCGGGATGGCCCTCTACCGCGCTCATGACGAGCCACCGTTCAACGAGGGCGACGTCGATCAGCTGGCCGGGGTCGCCGGTCTGCTGGGTGCAGCGCTGGCCCGGAGCCTGTTCCGGCCCATGCCGCACCCGGAGGCCGCCGGCACGCCGCTGCAGGCCGTGCTGATCGTCGACCGCGCCGACCAGGTCACCCATCTCACGTCCTCGGCCGACGCCGCCGTGGCCGAGCTCGGCGGGTGGGACCACGGCTCGCTGCCGGCCAGCGTGCTCACTCTGGTGGCCACGACCCGGACTCGCGGAGAGCCGGCGCAGACGGTGGCCCATACGCCCTCGGGCCGGTGGCTGCGCCTGCGGGCCGCACCGCTGTCCGGACCGGACGGCGGCGACACGGTCGTCACCATCGATCCCACACCCCGGGCCGCCCTGAGCCGGCTCGCCCTGGCCGCCCACGGACTGACGGCCCGGGAGGAGGACGTCGCGCTGCTGGTCCTGCAGGGGGCCAGCACCCAATCGATCGCGTCCGCCCTGCACCTGTCGCCGCACACCGTGCAGGATCATCTGAAGAAGATCT